In Gadus macrocephalus chromosome 4, ASM3116895v1, the following proteins share a genomic window:
- the c4h11orf98 gene encoding uncharacterized protein C11orf98 homolog yields the protein MGSTPGGKINRPKTDLGRNICKRRRVQGKQKRQRHQITGAVIDAGLTTIHHLKKRITSKRANITLSGKKKNKLLKQLAHMEREKAGMDVAPSAAPKTQDPNTTPAAGPTPATTKKARKRRNRKGKAAAAAAATAAAATAAAAPTAAAAATAAPADIVMQDAE from the exons ATGGGTAGCACTCCAGGGGGAAAGATCAACAGGCCCAAAACA GATTTGGGGAGGAACATCTGCAAGCGCCGCCGGGTTCAGGGGAAGCAGAAGCGTCAGCGGCACCAGATCACCGGTGCCGTCATCGACGCCGGTCTCACGACCATCCATCACCTGAAGAAAAGAAT CACCAGCAAGAGGGCCAACATCACTCTGTctgggaagaagaagaacaagctCCTCAAACAGCTGGCTCacatggagagggagaaggctgGGATGGACG TGGCCCCCAGCGCAGCCCCAAAGACCCAGGACCCAAACACCACCCCCGCCGCAGGCCCGACCCCCGCCACCACCAAGAAggccaggaagaggaggaacaggaaggggaaggccgccgccgccgccgcagccaccgccgccgcagccaccgccgccgcagcccccaccgccgccgccgccgccaccgcagcCCCAGCGGACATTGTAATGCAAGACGCGGAGTAa